A window of the Pogona vitticeps strain Pit_001003342236 chromosome 4, PviZW2.1, whole genome shotgun sequence genome harbors these coding sequences:
- the DCLRE1B gene encoding 5' exonuclease Apollo isoform X2 encodes MLTTVLDLLCFSLKATLGSFSTQQEPALKNEKLINILYLDNTNCNPQLVLPSRQQATEQIKKIIREHPFHLVKIGTYSLGKESLLVELAQEFQTWIVVSPQKLELMQLLEMDEVFSYEEEAGWIHAVDFSEICQATMLRWNQHHPTIAILPTSRPVKINHPDVFVVPYSDHSSFPELLEFVSWLKPCCIIPVVKREACQTYFQQYLKSGNYSVLESQVPESVQRFMQNNKKWESTLKLQKAPNYHHVPKGVFFDSLEECTRETENDSDTEVSQQSCLESIKKSVPYSIERCAGHSQCKKEQEETMEKQNDIENQRTLSPLKSKLVTSTKHQLKDNVDQFESCQTAAVTVYVHTLLQPGRDGCSTPKRSPYVLADSDRLFQLASEEHVSSASLLTDQTGRDNTLASSKQPHSQPVSEQASPDLFKEYDLSPLNTPKQCSLQNFDWNVENYLKRGKGPKGQMHNKIKK; translated from the exons ATGCTAACCACTGTCCTGGATCTGTTATGTTTCTCTTTGAAGGCTACTTTGGGGTCATTCTCTACACAG CAAGAACCAGCTCTGAAGAATGAAAAGCTTATCAACATCCTCTATTTGGATAATACCAACTGTAATCCTCAGCTTGTTTTACCGTCCCGGCAACAAGCCACAGAGCAGATCAAAAAGATCATCAGGGAACACCCCTTTCACCTGGTTAAGATTG gTACCTACAGCTTGGGGAAGGAGTCACTCTTAGTGGAACTGGCCCAAGAATTCCAAACATGGATAGTAGTGAGTCCCCAGAAGCTAGAGCTAATGCAGCTGCTTGAAATGGATGAGGTGTTCAGTTATGAGGAAGAAGCTGGTTGGATTCATGCTGTGGATTTCTCAGAAATCTGCCAAGCAACTATGCTCAGATGGAACCAACATCATCCAACGATAGCCATTCTCCCTACCAGCCGGCCAGTGAAGATCAACCACCCTGATGTCTTTGTTGTTCCTTACTCAGACCACTCTTCTTTCCCAGAGTTGCTGGAGTTTGTATCTTGGCTAAAGCCCTGTTGCATAATCCCAGTGGTAAAACGTGAGGCATGTCAGACTTATTTCCAACAATACTTGAAATCTGGGAATTACTCAGTTCTGGAGTCCCAAGTTCCTGAATCAGTGCAAAGATTCATGCAAAACAATAAGAAATGGGAAAGCACCTTAAAGTTGCAAAAGGCACCAAACTATCATCATGTGCCCAAGGGAGTTTTCTTTGACTCTCTAGAGGAATGTACTAGAGAGACTGAAAATGACTCTGATACAGAAGTTTCCCAGCAGAGCTGCCTAGAGTCTATAAAGAAATCTGTACCTTACTCTATAGAAAGGTGTGCTGGCCATTCTCAGTgcaagaaggaacaagaagaaaCAATGGAGAAGCAAAATGACATTGAGAACCAGAGAACTCTTTCTCCATTGAAGTCTAAACTTGTGACATCTACCAAACATCAGTTGAAGGACAATGTTGATCAGTTTGAAAGTTGTCAGACAGCTGCAGTGACAGTGTATGTACATACTCTGTTGCAGCCTGGGAGAGATGGATGTTCCACACCAAAAAGGTCCCCTTATGTTTTAGCGGACAGTGACAGGCTATTCCAGCTGGCCTCGGAAGAACATGTCTCTTCAGCATCACTGCTTACTGATCAGACTGGCAGAGACAATACATTAGCTTCTTCAAAGCAACCACACTCCCAACCTGTCAGCGAGCAGGCTTCACCAGACCTCTTTAAGGAATACGACTTATCTCCACTTAACACACCAAAGCAGTGTTCCCTACAAAACTTTGACTGGAATGTTGAAAACTACCTAAAGAGAGGGAAGGGGCCTAAAGGGCAAATGCACAACAAGATAAAAAAATGA
- the DCLRE1B gene encoding 5' exonuclease Apollo isoform X1 produces the protein MNGTLIAGTPIAVDFWSIRKATHARLFFLSHMHTDHTVGLSSTWNRPIYCSPVTGQILHLRLKVAKEWIHPLEVGESHVLALDEIGRETMTVTLIDANHCPGSVMFLFEGYFGVILYTGDFRYTPNMQQEPALKNEKLINILYLDNTNCNPQLVLPSRQQATEQIKKIIREHPFHLVKIGTYSLGKESLLVELAQEFQTWIVVSPQKLELMQLLEMDEVFSYEEEAGWIHAVDFSEICQATMLRWNQHHPTIAILPTSRPVKINHPDVFVVPYSDHSSFPELLEFVSWLKPCCIIPVVKREACQTYFQQYLKSGNYSVLESQVPESVQRFMQNNKKWESTLKLQKAPNYHHVPKGVFFDSLEECTRETENDSDTEVSQQSCLESIKKSVPYSIERCAGHSQCKKEQEETMEKQNDIENQRTLSPLKSKLVTSTKHQLKDNVDQFESCQTAAVTVYVHTLLQPGRDGCSTPKRSPYVLADSDRLFQLASEEHVSSASLLTDQTGRDNTLASSKQPHSQPVSEQASPDLFKEYDLSPLNTPKQCSLQNFDWNVENYLKRGKGPKGQMHNKIKK, from the exons ATGAATGGGACACTGATTGCAGGCACACCAATTGCGGTGGATTTTTGGAGTATCAGAAAAGCTACCCATGCTcgcttgttctttctttcccacaTGCACACTGACCATACAGTAGGATTATCTAGCACCTGGAATCGACCCATTTATTGTTCTCCTGTTACTGGCCAGATTCTACATCTCCGGCTGAAG GTGGCCAAGGAATGGATCCATCCTTTAGAAGTGGGAGAAAGCCATGTCCTGGCCTTGGATGAAATTGGCAGAGAGACCATGACAGTGACTTTAATAGATGCTAACCACTGTCCTGGATCTGTTATGTTTCTCTTTGAAGGCTACTTTGGGGTCATTCTCTACACAG GTGATTTCCGTTACACTCCAAATATGCAGCAAGAACCAGCTCTGAAGAATGAAAAGCTTATCAACATCCTCTATTTGGATAATACCAACTGTAATCCTCAGCTTGTTTTACCGTCCCGGCAACAAGCCACAGAGCAGATCAAAAAGATCATCAGGGAACACCCCTTTCACCTGGTTAAGATTG gTACCTACAGCTTGGGGAAGGAGTCACTCTTAGTGGAACTGGCCCAAGAATTCCAAACATGGATAGTAGTGAGTCCCCAGAAGCTAGAGCTAATGCAGCTGCTTGAAATGGATGAGGTGTTCAGTTATGAGGAAGAAGCTGGTTGGATTCATGCTGTGGATTTCTCAGAAATCTGCCAAGCAACTATGCTCAGATGGAACCAACATCATCCAACGATAGCCATTCTCCCTACCAGCCGGCCAGTGAAGATCAACCACCCTGATGTCTTTGTTGTTCCTTACTCAGACCACTCTTCTTTCCCAGAGTTGCTGGAGTTTGTATCTTGGCTAAAGCCCTGTTGCATAATCCCAGTGGTAAAACGTGAGGCATGTCAGACTTATTTCCAACAATACTTGAAATCTGGGAATTACTCAGTTCTGGAGTCCCAAGTTCCTGAATCAGTGCAAAGATTCATGCAAAACAATAAGAAATGGGAAAGCACCTTAAAGTTGCAAAAGGCACCAAACTATCATCATGTGCCCAAGGGAGTTTTCTTTGACTCTCTAGAGGAATGTACTAGAGAGACTGAAAATGACTCTGATACAGAAGTTTCCCAGCAGAGCTGCCTAGAGTCTATAAAGAAATCTGTACCTTACTCTATAGAAAGGTGTGCTGGCCATTCTCAGTgcaagaaggaacaagaagaaaCAATGGAGAAGCAAAATGACATTGAGAACCAGAGAACTCTTTCTCCATTGAAGTCTAAACTTGTGACATCTACCAAACATCAGTTGAAGGACAATGTTGATCAGTTTGAAAGTTGTCAGACAGCTGCAGTGACAGTGTATGTACATACTCTGTTGCAGCCTGGGAGAGATGGATGTTCCACACCAAAAAGGTCCCCTTATGTTTTAGCGGACAGTGACAGGCTATTCCAGCTGGCCTCGGAAGAACATGTCTCTTCAGCATCACTGCTTACTGATCAGACTGGCAGAGACAATACATTAGCTTCTTCAAAGCAACCACACTCCCAACCTGTCAGCGAGCAGGCTTCACCAGACCTCTTTAAGGAATACGACTTATCTCCACTTAACACACCAAAGCAGTGTTCCCTACAAAACTTTGACTGGAATGTTGAAAACTACCTAAAGAGAGGGAAGGGGCCTAAAGGGCAAATGCACAACAAGATAAAAAAATGA